The Trichosurus vulpecula isolate mTriVul1 chromosome 4, mTriVul1.pri, whole genome shotgun sequence genome contains a region encoding:
- the RETREG2 gene encoding reticulophagy regulator 2, whose protein sequence is MASGSGGGGGGALGSGSGLGLGVGLGLSLAMGEATAEAEEKAAAEAVGRLATALWLRLRGWEAALAAAQRLLVWERPLHSLVSAAAINGLFWLLSSSSLRPFFLLSISLLGYLLLDLWQPHFLADFSASSPEETHSDSEGAGPGARPHLLSVPELCRYLAESWLTFQIHLQELLQYKRQNPAQFCARVCSGCAVLALLGHYVPGIMISYIVLLSILLWPLVVYHELIQRMYTRLEPLLMQLDYSMKAEAEALHHKHDKKKRQVRSTPPGSDEPMAETESESEAELAGFSPVVDVKKTALALAITDSELSDEEASILESGGFSVSRATTPQLTDVSEDLDQQSLPSEPEEASSRDLGEGEETELAPSEELLDHEHALSKQALDSEEEEEVAARGTLLQLTSPLHFVNTHFNGAGSPRAGIRAPLGGPMESLSPELASDSLNTVSSTLSAPLCHAESSKVPSPPVLLPIPQDCPLPALALEEEEETLTSEDFELLDQRELEQLEMELGLGPGTPPEPPDAPPPVPDVPLPALPDQKAGAPVEP, encoded by the exons ATGGcgagcggcagcggcggcggcggcggcggggcccTGGGCTCGGGCTCGGGCCTGGGGCTGGGCGTGGGACTGGGTCTCAGCTTGGCTATGGGTGAGGCGACGGCCGAGGCGGAGGAGAAGGCGGCGGCCGAGGCGGTGGGGCGGCTGGCCACGGCGCTGTGGCTGCGGCTCCGGGGCTGGGAGGCGGCGCTGGCGGCGGCGCAGCGGCTGCTGGTGTGGGAGAGGCCGCTGCACAGCCTTGTTTCGGCCGCCGCGATCAACGGCCTCTTCTG GTTGCTGTCTTCGTCGTCCCTTCggcccttcttcctcctcagcaTCTCCCTTTTGGGCTACTTGCTGCTGGATCTCTGGCAGCCCCACTTCCTGGCTGACTTTTCAG CTTCATCCCCAGAAGAGACGCACTCTGACAG TGAGGGTGCAGGGCCAGGCGCCCGGCCTCACCTGCTGAGTGTGCCTGAATTGTGCCGATACCTGGCTGAGAGCTGGCTCACCTTCCAGATTCATCTTCAGGAGCTGCTGCAGTACAAGAGACAGAACCCAGCCCAG TTCTGTGCTCGCGTCTGCTCTGGTTGTGCAGTGCTGGCCCTGCTGGGACACTATGTTCCGGGGATTATGATTTCCTACATTGTCT TGCTGAGTATCCTGCTGTGGCCCCTGGTGGTTTATCATGAGCTGATCCAGAGGATGTACACACGGCTGGAGCCCCTGCTCATGCAGCTGGACTACAGCATGAAAGCCGAGGCCGAGGCCCTGCATCACAAACACGACAAGAAGA AGCGGCAGGTGAGGAGCACGCCCCCCGGAAGTGATGAACCAATGGccgagacagagagtgagagtgaggcagagcttgccGGCTTCTCCCCAGTG GTAGATGTGAAGAAAACAGCACTTGCCTTGGCTATTACAGACTCAGAACTGTCAGATGAAGAGGCCTCTATTCTGGAGAGTGGCGGCTTCTCTGTTTCCCGGGCCACTACTCCACAACTGACAGATGTCTCTGAGG ATCTGGACCAGCAGAGCTTGCCAAGTGAGCCAGAGGAGGCATCAAGCAGGGAtcttggagaaggggaagaaacagAATTGGCCCCTTCTGAGGAGCTGCTGGACCACGAACATGCCCTTTCAAAACAGGCACTGGActctgaggaagaagaggaggtggCAGCCAGGGGGACCTTGCTTCAGCTCACTTCCCCGCTGCACTTTGTGAACACGCACTTCAATGGGGCAGGGTCCCCCAGGGCTGGGATCAGGGCTCCCCTTGGGGGACCAATGGAGTCACTTAGCCCTGAGCTAGCGAGTGATTCCCTTAACACTGTGTCCAGCACCCTGTCAGCCCCACTTTGCCATGCTGAAAGCAGCAAAGTGCCCTCCCCCCCAGTCCTCCTGCCTATTCCCCAGGACTGTCCCCTGCCTGCCCTTgccctggaggaggaggaggagacactGACCTCTGAGGACTTTgagttactggatcaaagggagCTGGAGCAGCTGGAGATGGAGCTGGGATTGGGGCCAGGCACGCCCCCAGAACCCCCTGATGCTCCGCCCCCCGTTCCTGATGTTCCACTTCCTGCACTGCCAGACCAAAAGGCTGGGGCTCCTGTGGAACCCTGA
- the CNPPD1 gene encoding protein CNPPD1 — MDLSGLLLDEEGAFSLAGFQEFTFLPGHQKLSERVRKRLYYGWDPDCGLEELSSPVADIAVELLQKAAPSPIRRLQKKYVSHVSREACISPCAMMLALVYIERLRHRNPDYLQHVSSSDLFLISMMVASKYLYDEGEEEEVFNDEWGAAGGVAVPTLNALERGFLSAMDWSLYTDPREIFEVLSWLEGCVAEQQGRRRGWYTYTDLCVLLEQRTWQLALGSLCQRLAKLACLLALAYVSSVAVAVASVTVLHQTLGLHGSLPPGPPDVGCLTPKCPPGPCSLSSASVPQFLPLSANTSQNPVGEMGLHSLWGSLLATLSPSPLPPAPLPGTPTSQPCPLCRQLQIDSPNHYACQRTNYTATMRPLSPWYPPPGQAPPWPWSPVAPVLPQPQQCSLFGAMELARLKSFIFPG; from the exons ATGGACCTGTCCGGGCTCCTGCTGGACGAGGAGGGCGCATTTTCACTCGCGGGCTTCCAGGAGTTCACG TTTCTCCCTGGACATCAGAAACTGAGTGAGCGTGTCAGGAAGCGACTTTACTATGGCTGGGACCCTGACTGCGGCCTAGAAGAACTGTCCAGCCCTGTGGCAG ACATTGCTGTGGAGTTGCTCCAGAAGGCAGCCCCTAGTCCTATTCGCCGGCTCCAGAAGAAATATGTATCTCATGTGTCCCG GGAGGCATGTATCTCTCCATGTGCCATGATGTTGGCTTTAGTTTACATTGAACGACTTCGGCACAGAAACCCTGACTATTTACAACATGTGTCATCTTCTGACCTATTCCTCATCTCTATG ATGGTGGCCAGTAAGTACCTGTATgatgaaggggaagaggaggaagtctTCAATGATGAATGGGGGGCTGCAGGGGGTGTGGCTGTACCTACTCTCAATGCACTGGAGAGAGGCTTCCTGAGTGCCATG GACTGGAGCCTCTACACTGATCCTCGGGAGATTTTTGAGGTGCTGAGTTGGCTGGAGGGCTG TGTTGCTGAGCAGCAGGGTCGACGCCGTGGCTGGTATACCTACACAGACTTGTGTGTGCTGTTGGAGCAACGAACCTGGCAATTGGCTTTGGGCTCACTGTGCCAACGTCTGGCCAAG CTGGCCTGCCTGCTAGCCTTGGCTTATGTGAGCAGTGTAGCTGTGGCCGTGGCCTCTGTGACTGTCCTCCACCAGACCTTGGGGCTGCATGGCAGTCTTCCACCAGGGCCCCCTGATGTTGGCTGTCTTACCCCCAAGTGCCCACCAGGGCCTTGTTCTCTGTCTTCAGCTTCTGTTCCACAGTTCCTACCCCTGTCAGCCAACACCTCCCAAAATCCAGTGGGGGAAATGGGACTGCATTCACTGTGGGGGAGTCTTCTGGCTACACTGAGTCCTTCTCCATTGCCTCCAGCACCTTTACCAGGCACCCCGACTTCTCAGCCCTGCCCCCTTTGTCGGCAGCTCCAGATAGACTCCCCAAACCACTATGCCTGTCAGCGTACCAACTATACAGCCACAATGAGGCCTCTCAGTCCCTGGTATCCTCCACCTGGCCAAGCCCCACCCTGGCCCTGGAGCCCTGTAGCTCCTGTCCTACCCcagccacagcagtgctccttgtTTGGTGCTATGGAGCTGGCCCGCCTCAAATCCTTTATCTTTCCAGGATAG
- the SLC23A3 gene encoding LOW QUALITY PROTEIN: solute carrier family 23 member 3 (The sequence of the model RefSeq protein was modified relative to this genomic sequence to represent the inferred CDS: inserted 1 base in 1 codon; substituted 1 base at 1 genomic stop codon), with translation MNTPINQPSPLSSLAPQLAPQSPSPQSWDSFCGTPSWGLSWLLAAQHILVQASLLCVSPLLLLHSLPPGRLSCPLGQLLASSLFSCGLSTAMQTWMGSRLPLVXAPSIEFLIPALVLASQKPYQVTWVPGNNSRVLSPCVXTGCPTLGSWDESFREVSGAALMSGLLQGTLALLGGPGRLFLYFGPLVLAPSLVVAGLSAHKEVTLFCSANWGLALLPILLIVVCSQHLESCLLPLCPLRTPVPPTHIHVPVFRLFLSCLIQVLLSVICVWILSALLGLSFTPQKLSAPNITPWLWLPHPGTWSWSKLTLRGLVAGTTMALASLTSSLCCYALCGQLLQLSPPPSYACNRGLGFEGLSSLLAGLLGSPLGIASSFPNVGTTSLTQAGSHRVARLVSLLCIGLGLSPWLGQALTTIPLPVHGAVLGVNLAVILSTGFSYFYFTDIDSGRNVFIVGFATFMALLLQDASVLNTLYPNCIGLSAADVLLCSFLAEPVLLAGLLSFLLENTIPGTRLERGLPSQKEAQTPKLRRKDALEYELPSPFQKLNSLLPQPLRCLCSPPEDSGVEEEPGRSEPRETTDLLPSSELRPPPQSR, from the exons ATGAACACACCGATTAACCAGCCTAGCCCACTCTCCTCTCTGGCTCCACAGCTGGCTCCCCAAAGCCCCTCACCCCAGTCCTGGGATTCCTTCTGTGGAACCCCTTCCTGGGGCCTCAGCTGGCTCTTGGCTGCACAG CACATTCTGGTCCAAGCTTCTTTGCTCTGTGTCTCCCCCCTGCTCCTGCTTCATAGTCTTCCACCAGGAAGACTTTCCTGTCCCCTTGGCCAGCTCCTGGCTTCCAGTCTCTTCTCTTGTGGTTTGTCTACTGCCATGCAAACCTGGATGggcagcag GCTACCTCTGGTCTAGGCCCCATCCATTGAGTTCCTCATTCCCGCTCTGGTGTTGGCCAGCCAGAAACCATACCAAGTTACCTGGGTACCTGGAAACA ATTCCCGTGTGCTGAGTCCATGTG GAACAGGCTGCCCTACCCTGGGAAGCTGGGATGAGTCTTTCAGAGAG GTGTCAGGTGCTGCACTGATGTCTGGGCTGCTTCAGGGAACACTAGCATTGTTGGGTGGGCCTGGTCGATTGTTCCTTTATTTTGGGCCCCTGGTCCTTGCTCCCAGCCTGGTTGTGGCAGGGCTTTCTGCTCACAAGGAAGTTACACTGTTCTGTTCTGCAAATTGGGGCCTTGCATTGCT GCCTATCCTACTTATAGTTGTATGTTCTCAGCATCTCGAATCTTGCCTGCTGCCCTTGTGCCCACTTCGAACTCCTGTTCCTCCAACTCACATCCATGTCCCTGTCTTCCGCCTTTTCTTG TCTTGTCTCATACAGGTGCTGCTCTCTGTGATCTGTGTTTGGATCCTCTCTGCTTTATTGGGCCTTAGTTTCACCCCACAGAAGCTGTCTGCCCCTAACATCACCCCATGGCTGTGGCTGCCTCACCCGG GTACATGGTCTTGGTCCAAGTTGACCCTCCGGGGCCTGGTTGCAGGCACTACCATGGCACTGGCATCTTTGACCAGCTCCTTGTGTTGTTACGCATTGTGTGGCCAGCTGCTGCAGCTGAGTCCTCCCCCCTCCTATGCCTGTAATCGAGGCCTGGGCTTTGAGGGCCTGAGCAGCCTGCTGGCTGGGCTCTTGGGGAGCCCTTTGGGTATTGCCTCCAGCTTCCCCAATGTGGGCACCACCAGTCTCACCCAG GCTGGATCTCATAGAGTGGCAAGGCTAGTCAGCCTACTGTGTATAGGGTTGGGTCTCTCTCCATGGTTGGGGCAGGCCCTTACCACCATCCCGCTGCCAGTTCATG GTGCTGTGCTGGGGGTGAACCTGGCAGTCATCTTGTCGACTGGCTTTTCCTACTTCTACTTTACGGACATTGACTCAGGACGTAATGTCTTCATCGTTGGTTTTGCTACCTTCATGGCATTGTTGCTGCAGGATGCTTCTGTTCTCAACACG CTTTACCCCAATTGCATAGGGTTGAGTGCTGCGGACGTgctgctttgttcctttttggcaGAGCCTGTGCTTCTGGCTGGTCTCTTGAGTTTCCTCCTGGAGAACACCATCCCAG GAACTCGGTTAGAGCGAGGCCTGCCCTCTCAGAAGGAGGCTCAGACTCCGAAGCTCCGAAGGAAGGATGCTTTGGAATATGAGCTGCCCAGCCCCTTCCAGAAGCTCAACTCCCTTCTGCCCCAGCCCCTACGATGCCTCTGTTCCCCGCCCGAGGACAGTGGGGTTGAGGAGGAGCCGGGGCGGTCAGAGCCAAGAGAAACTACGGACCTGCTGCCCAGCTCTGAGCTCAGACCTCCGCCTCAGTCTCGCTAG